In Prionailurus viverrinus isolate Anna chromosome C2, UM_Priviv_1.0, whole genome shotgun sequence, one DNA window encodes the following:
- the LOC125174602 gene encoding protein CEBPZOS-like has translation MAHTVEPLAKKIFKGVLVVEFVGVFGACFLFNKMDTSQDVRQTMSKKFPFILEVYYKSVEPSGMYGVRE, from the coding sequence ATGGCCCACACTGTGGAACCACTGGCCAAGAAGATCTTTAAAGGAGTTTTAGTAGTTGAATTTGTGGGTGTTTTTGGAGCATGTTTTTTGTTTAATAAGATGGACACAAGCCAAGATGTCAGGCAAACAATGAGCAAGAAATTTCCCTTCATCTTGGAAGTGTATTACAAATCCGTTGAGCCTTCTGGAATGTATGGAGTCAGAGaataa